Proteins encoded by one window of Orbaceae bacterium BiB:
- a CDS encoding TonB-dependent receptor, whose translation MVRLRNKNLLYFVPLLITIPISKAQTSELNNSNNKTPSSLETITVTSDRGEKSIWDSSMPVVAVNEDEIKKHNGDSIIETLRDIPGIEISDNSLAGRKQLMIRGEAPSRVLILIDGQEITYHRSGHGSSAGILIDMESVDRIEVVKGPNSVLYGSQAIGGVVNFITRKGSNNGEKFDGHLKSIYNGATDGFTQQGSVYGSVDNFDYRLSGTYSDQGDRKTRQGRLKDTDFNNNSASAWLGYTLDKHKLGLSLEHYQLETNTYYEADPNTPDIKEFSVKIPKLEREKMGIFYDYQVDNGIIDKIHVDGYYQKLKRQFRNNILIAPIPTMKIGTNTHTDDTQNSLGLTTQINWKPSKNINLITGLQYQQDEVKQTSTTKNTINTPIPSRDYVENKWQNNTWQQSTIALFAQNDWSITDDFAWNIGIRQYWIESKLKNGRSELTKTPVSGTPTSTITIDKARTNHNNNMIISTGLTYQGVENTLFRASFAQGYVYPTLAHLYGITSAHQQVIYGNPNLEAEKANNYEIGLRFNDNTWLIDSSVYYSTAKNYITDQVCNGSAVCSGAVGTTNRYYINANRAKTYGVELTLEYLKWEIIPYITANYIRRQVETDSYKTFDSGSPALSSTIGIKNSYIIDRLNTDLDSNLFIRTATNANNRSGDTTYHYAGWSTLNLSMTASFGQKRQYQIGLDLNNILNKNYTTAHESIPAAKFNAVISGSLNF comes from the coding sequence ATGGTTCGTTTACGTAACAAAAATTTGCTCTATTTTGTCCCATTACTTATTACTATCCCCATATCTAAAGCTCAAACATCCGAGCTAAATAACTCAAATAATAAAACCCCCTCTTCCCTAGAGACGATTACTGTCACTTCGGACCGCGGAGAAAAATCTATTTGGGACAGTTCAATGCCTGTAGTTGCAGTGAATGAGGATGAAATAAAAAAACATAATGGCGACTCAATTATTGAGACTCTACGAGATATTCCTGGTATTGAGATTAGTGATAATTCTCTTGCTGGACGTAAACAACTGATGATTCGTGGTGAAGCACCTTCAAGGGTGCTGATCCTTATCGATGGACAAGAAATTACTTATCATCGTTCAGGACATGGTTCAAGTGCTGGAATTTTAATTGATATGGAATCGGTAGATAGAATCGAGGTCGTTAAAGGTCCAAATTCAGTCTTGTATGGCTCACAAGCAATTGGTGGAGTTGTTAATTTTATCACTCGTAAAGGCAGTAATAACGGGGAAAAGTTTGATGGTCATCTTAAATCAATTTATAATGGAGCGACTGATGGGTTTACACAACAAGGTTCGGTTTATGGTTCAGTCGATAATTTTGATTACCGACTAAGTGGCACTTATTCGGATCAAGGGGATCGTAAAACACGACAAGGAAGATTGAAAGATACCGATTTTAATAATAACAGTGCTAGTGCCTGGCTTGGTTATACATTAGACAAACATAAATTAGGACTCTCTTTAGAACATTATCAACTTGAAACAAATACCTATTATGAAGCAGATCCTAATACCCCAGACATTAAAGAGTTCTCGGTAAAAATCCCTAAATTAGAACGTGAAAAAATGGGGATCTTCTATGATTATCAAGTCGATAACGGCATAATCGATAAAATTCATGTTGATGGTTATTATCAAAAATTAAAGCGACAATTTAGAAATAATATTCTTATTGCCCCTATTCCAACAATGAAAATTGGTACAAATACCCATACCGATGATACACAAAATAGTCTTGGTCTAACGACCCAAATTAACTGGAAACCGAGTAAAAATATTAATTTAATTACGGGTCTACAATATCAACAAGATGAAGTTAAGCAAACTTCTACTACCAAAAATACTATCAATACACCAATCCCTAGTCGCGACTATGTAGAAAACAAATGGCAAAATAATACATGGCAACAATCCACTATTGCACTGTTTGCACAAAATGACTGGTCGATTACTGATGATTTCGCATGGAATATTGGTATTCGACAATACTGGATAGAATCGAAACTCAAAAATGGGCGTAGTGAGTTAACTAAAACGCCTGTATCAGGTACACCGACATCAACAATAACGATTGATAAAGCTAGAACTAATCATAATAACAATATGATCATCTCAACAGGATTGACTTATCAAGGTGTTGAAAATACATTATTTAGAGCATCATTTGCACAGGGTTATGTCTATCCAACGCTGGCTCATCTTTATGGCATCACCTCAGCTCACCAACAAGTAATTTATGGAAATCCTAATCTAGAAGCAGAAAAAGCTAATAATTACGAAATTGGTTTGCGTTTTAATGATAATACTTGGTTAATTGATTCATCCGTTTATTATTCTACAGCTAAAAACTACATTACCGACCAAGTCTGCAATGGTTCTGCGGTTTGTTCTGGAGCCGTCGGAACAACTAACCGATACTATATTAATGCTAATCGTGCAAAAACCTATGGTGTAGAGTTAACTCTCGAGTATTTAAAGTGGGAAATTATCCCGTATATTACCGCTAACTATATCCGTCGTCAGGTAGAAACCGACAGCTATAAAACTTTTGATAGCGGTAGCCCAGCCCTTTCCAGCACAATAGGTATTAAAAACAGTTATATCATTGATCGCCTTAATACCGATCTTGATAGTAACTTATTTATTCGTACTGCAACTAATGCAAATAACCGAAGCGGAGATACCACCTATCACTATGCCGGTTGGTCAACATTAAACCTATCAATGACAGCATCATTTGGTCAAAAACGTCAGTATCAAATTGGACTAGATCTTAATAATATCTTAAACAAAAACTATACAACAGCCCATGAAAGTATTCCGGCGGCTAAATTTAATGCAGTTATTAGTGGTAGTTTGAATTTTTAA
- a CDS encoding ABC transporter substrate-binding protein, whose amino-acid sequence MTYHLKKLFLIIVATVIPTIHAQERLVTAGGSITEIIYAINDQTELVGVDMTSTYPPEIKELPQIGYWKQLSIEGILSLKPTLFITWQDSGPEQIFTQLQASNVKVVRLQRVPNNLDLLFNNINLIGDILNKKQEAKQLTEHISKEISQIERAIAQQKVKPNVMFLLSMSGVTQVAGKNTVADSIITLAGGNNIATHNNYKNYSSEALITANPDVLIVTTQSIDAIGGLENLIQSAGITHTNAWKNKRIVMIDQALILGMGPRVDQAVTTLYRGFYP is encoded by the coding sequence ATGACTTATCACCTAAAAAAACTATTTTTGATTATTGTTGCGACGGTAATTCCAACTATTCATGCTCAAGAGCGTCTAGTCACGGCTGGCGGTTCAATAACAGAAATAATTTATGCCATCAATGATCAAACTGAACTCGTCGGTGTTGATATGACGAGTACTTATCCACCCGAGATTAAAGAGTTACCACAAATAGGCTACTGGAAGCAACTCAGTATTGAAGGGATCTTATCATTAAAACCGACTCTTTTTATCACTTGGCAAGACTCTGGACCAGAACAGATATTCACTCAATTACAAGCCAGTAATGTAAAAGTAGTTCGTTTACAACGCGTCCCAAATAATCTTGATTTACTTTTTAATAATATTAACCTGATTGGTGATATATTGAATAAAAAACAAGAAGCAAAACAGCTAACTGAACATATCTCGAAAGAGATTAGTCAAATTGAGCGAGCTATTGCACAGCAAAAGGTCAAGCCTAATGTGATGTTTTTGTTAAGTATGTCAGGAGTAACACAAGTAGCAGGGAAAAATACTGTTGCCGATAGTATTATCACGCTAGCAGGCGGTAACAATATTGCGACGCATAATAATTATAAAAATTACAGCAGTGAAGCATTAATTACAGCTAATCCTGATGTTTTAATTGTCACAACCCAATCAATTGACGCGATTGGTGGTTTAGAGAATTTAATCCAATCAGCAGGTATTACCCATACAAATGCTTGGAAAAATAAACGTATTGTTATGATTGATCAAGCATTGATTTTGGGTATGGGGCCGAGAGTAGATCAAGCTGTTACAACATTATATCGTGGTTTTTACCCATAA
- the ygfZ gene encoding tRNA-modifying protein YgfZ: MLYTSQSLPSSKISLDNWLLVKVSGQDNSKFLQGQLTADINKLSDTHWLFAAQCDPKGKVLSNILLFKRGDDIYYIIRKSLVETQLKELKKYAVFSKISFEIESSLTMVGIAGDNLSELIPEFSIEQNCLTVGNISYLKLDFPTNRYIVIAPIDEQINQFTTLHQADSEQWQLLDMESNYPIIDQPLANQYLPQAFNLQNFNAISFDKGCYCGQEMVARAQYRGINKRALYLLIGSSDELPQIGDGIEQQMGENWRETGSILSTLKIDNHTIWIQVILNNDIEANTVFRVKNSPTSHFIIKSN, translated from the coding sequence ATGTTGTATACATCGCAGTCGCTACCATCAAGTAAAATTTCATTAGATAACTGGCTATTAGTTAAGGTATCAGGTCAAGATAATAGTAAATTTTTACAGGGGCAATTAACCGCTGATATTAATAAACTCAGTGATACCCACTGGCTTTTTGCGGCTCAATGTGATCCAAAAGGTAAAGTATTAAGTAACATCCTGCTATTTAAACGTGGCGATGATATTTATTACATTATCCGCAAAAGTTTAGTTGAAACTCAGTTAAAAGAGCTAAAAAAATATGCTGTATTTTCTAAAATCAGTTTTGAAATTGAGAGTTCACTGACGATGGTTGGAATTGCTGGTGATAACTTATCAGAGCTAATACCTGAATTTTCAATAGAGCAAAACTGTCTCACAGTAGGTAATATTAGCTATTTAAAACTCGATTTTCCGACTAATCGCTATATTGTTATCGCACCAATCGACGAGCAAATTAATCAATTTACAACCTTACATCAAGCCGATAGTGAACAATGGCAATTATTAGATATGGAGTCTAATTATCCGATCATTGATCAGCCTTTAGCTAACCAATATTTACCGCAAGCCTTTAATTTACAAAATTTTAATGCAATCAGTTTTGATAAAGGGTGTTACTGTGGACAAGAGATGGTGGCCAGAGCTCAATATCGTGGAATCAATAAACGAGCACTATATCTACTCATTGGTTCATCAGATGAACTACCACAAATTGGTGACGGTATTGAACAGCAAATGGGGGAAAACTGGCGAGAAACAGGCAGTATCCTTTCCACACTTAAAATAGACAATCATACTATCTGGATTCAAGTCATTTTAAATAACGATATTGAAGCAAATACAGTCTTCAGAGTGAAAAATAGCCCAACAAGCCACTTTATTATCAAAAGCAATTAA
- a CDS encoding IclR family transcriptional regulator: MDSMISQKSSKSQGNQSLFRGLQLIEVLSNYPNGCPLATLAEKASMNKSTVHRILQELQSCGYVTATQTFGSYRLTAKFVAVGQKALSSLNIINVAAPHLEKLNLTTGETVNFSMFEREQAVFIYKLEPTMGMLKTRAYIGQPLSLYCSAMGKIFLAYHPNRKYVDHYWQQNNDLIRQLTVNTITRLEDMHNELSTIRQTAIAYDKEENEIGVSCIALPIFDVAHKVNYSVSISLSTARLQQHDINGITKVLMDAAKAISHELGYYDEYPLLFDM; this comes from the coding sequence ATGGATTCGATGATAAGTCAAAAAAGTTCTAAATCACAAGGTAATCAAAGCCTATTTAGAGGATTACAACTTATTGAGGTATTAAGTAATTATCCTAATGGTTGCCCACTGGCTACTTTAGCTGAAAAAGCGAGTATGAATAAAAGTACAGTTCATCGTATCTTGCAAGAGTTGCAGTCTTGCGGCTATGTTACTGCTACGCAGACATTTGGTAGCTATCGTTTAACCGCTAAATTTGTTGCTGTTGGTCAAAAAGCATTATCTTCCCTTAATATTATTAATGTGGCGGCTCCTCATTTAGAAAAATTGAATCTGACTACTGGCGAAACCGTTAATTTTTCGATGTTTGAACGTGAGCAAGCAGTATTCATTTACAAATTAGAACCTACAATGGGCATGTTAAAAACTAGAGCTTATATTGGTCAGCCTTTATCGTTATACTGTTCTGCAATGGGTAAGATTTTTTTAGCCTATCATCCAAATCGTAAGTACGTTGACCATTATTGGCAACAAAATAACGATCTTATTCGTCAGTTAACTGTAAATACGATTACTCGCCTTGAGGATATGCATAACGAATTATCTACCATTCGGCAAACAGCTATCGCTTATGATAAGGAAGAGAATGAAATTGGGGTATCTTGTATTGCTTTACCGATTTTTGATGTTGCACATAAAGTAAATTATTCCGTATCGATTTCATTATCAACTGCGCGTTTACAGCAACATGATATTAATGGGATAACTAAAGTTTTGATGGATGCGGCAAAGGCTATTTCTCATGAATTAGGGTATTACGATGAATACCCATTATTATTTGATATGTAA
- a CDS encoding Ldh family oxidoreductase has translation MIVTFQQLKNEFERILLARGVSKQKAEACATMFAQTTESGVYSHGINRFPRFIQQLEAGDIKPEAEPKKILSLGAIELSNIVEKCTTLGTIFKAIRFTTCFNNIAVVY, from the coding sequence ATGATCGTCACATTTCAACAGTTAAAAAATGAGTTTGAACGGATACTCCTTGCACGAGGAGTCAGTAAACAAAAAGCCGAAGCTTGTGCCACTATGTTTGCGCAAACAACGGAGTCAGGCGTTTACTCTCATGGAATCAACCGCTTTCCACGTTTTATTCAGCAACTCGAAGCGGGAGATATCAAACCCGAAGCAGAACCTAAGAAAATTTTATCATTAGGTGCAATTGAACTGTCAAATATTGTTGAAAAGTGCACCACTTTAGGTACGATTTTTAAAGCGATAAGATTCACTACCTGTTTCAATAATATCGCAGTGGTATACTAG
- the fdhD gene encoding formate dehydrogenase accessory sulfurtransferase FdhD: protein MANTSKTISVIKFNDLTMGCLQDDTIAIEKPVALVYNGISHVVMMATPKDLEHFAIGFSLTEGIIESPNEIYGIDIEQTAQGIEVLIELSSRRFAELKHKRRNLTGRTGCGICGTEQIDEVCKVLPHLPETTQISITDFANTLQYLKQVQIVGEQTGCTHAAVWLSLTGQFIAGFEDIGRHVALDKLLGYRAKQQNQQGIILVSSRASYEMVQKAANCGVEVLFAVSAATSMAVDMAKQCNLTLVGFFRGHKGVIYSGEQRLS, encoded by the coding sequence ATGGCTAATACAAGCAAAACTATTTCGGTAATTAAATTTAATGACCTCACCATGGGGTGTTTACAAGATGATACGATTGCCATTGAAAAACCGGTTGCACTTGTTTATAACGGCATTTCACATGTGGTAATGATGGCAACACCCAAAGATTTAGAACATTTCGCTATTGGCTTTTCATTAACTGAAGGCATTATTGAATCACCCAATGAAATTTATGGCATTGATATAGAGCAGACAGCGCAGGGGATTGAAGTTCTTATTGAGCTTTCATCGCGACGTTTTGCTGAGCTAAAACATAAGCGCCGTAATTTAACCGGACGTACTGGTTGTGGAATTTGTGGCACAGAACAAATTGATGAAGTATGTAAAGTATTGCCACATTTACCTGAGACGACCCAAATTTCGATTACTGATTTTGCCAATACACTGCAATATCTTAAGCAAGTACAAATTGTTGGAGAACAGACTGGATGCACTCACGCTGCTGTCTGGTTAAGTTTGACCGGACAGTTTATTGCCGGTTTTGAAGATATAGGACGGCATGTTGCTTTAGACAAGCTACTGGGCTACCGAGCGAAACAACAGAACCAGCAAGGTATTATTTTAGTCTCTAGCCGGGCGAGTTATGAAATGGTGCAAAAAGCTGCAAATTGTGGCGTTGAAGTGTTATTCGCGGTATCCGCTGCGACCTCAATGGCCGTTGATATGGCAAAACAGTGTAATCTAACATTAGTTGGTTTTTTCCGCGGGCATAAAGGGGTTATTTATAGTGGTGAACAGCGTTTGTCTTAG
- a CDS encoding DedA family protein, producing MSIQEITHIVMEFIKNHQIWALPIIFLLAFGESLAIISLLIPATAILLAAGALVGADLIPFVPTLLAATFGAIFGDLISFWLGKHYHQKIIRSWPLNKHPKMVYRAEQFFIRYGLAGVFIGRFFGPLRAFVPLVAGAMHMPTIKFNIGNITSAPIWAFAMLAPGAFGVKWLETFFG from the coding sequence ATGTCAATTCAAGAAATCACACACATTGTAATGGAGTTTATTAAAAATCACCAAATTTGGGCACTCCCCATCATATTTTTATTAGCTTTTGGTGAATCACTCGCAATTATCTCGCTACTAATTCCTGCTACAGCAATTTTATTAGCGGCTGGCGCCTTAGTTGGTGCTGATTTAATCCCTTTCGTTCCGACCTTATTGGCAGCCACATTCGGTGCTATATTTGGTGATTTAATCTCATTTTGGCTTGGTAAACATTACCATCAAAAGATTATTCGCTCTTGGCCACTTAATAAGCACCCTAAAATGGTTTATCGTGCTGAGCAATTTTTTATCCGTTATGGGCTTGCTGGTGTTTTTATCGGTCGATTTTTTGGCCCTTTGCGTGCATTTGTTCCGTTGGTTGCGGGAGCAATGCACATGCCAACCATTAAATTTAATATCGGTAATATTACCTCGGCACCGATTTGGGCTTTTGCGATGTTAGCACCGGGTGCTTTTGGTGTTAAATGGCTGGAAACTTTTTTTGGTTAA